In Thiovibrio frasassiensis, one DNA window encodes the following:
- a CDS encoding CBS domain-containing protein, with protein MRIAKEIMAKKVVSVKADLPVEKLAGILWSHRINGAPVVDDDGQLIGVVTESDLVDQNKKFHIPTAISILDSVIFLDRAKTVEKEISKMTGATVGDICSREPVTIREDTPLDEIATIMSEKKVHTLPVLKNGTLVGVVGKADIIRTLARG; from the coding sequence ATGCGGATTGCTAAAGAGATTATGGCGAAAAAGGTTGTTTCGGTAAAGGCGGATCTGCCGGTGGAGAAACTGGCGGGCATTCTCTGGTCCCATCGTATCAACGGGGCGCCGGTGGTTGACGACGACGGGCAGTTGATCGGGGTGGTGACGGAAAGTGATCTGGTGGATCAGAACAAGAAGTTCCATATTCCCACCGCCATCTCTATCCTGGACTCGGTGATCTTTCTGGACCGCGCCAAGACAGTGGAGAAGGAGATCAGCAAGATGACCGGTGCCACGGTGGGGGATATCTGTTCCCGGGAACCGGTGACCATCCGGGAGGATACCCCGCTGGATGAGATCGCCACCATCATGTCCGAGAAAAAGGTGCATACCCTGCCGGTGCTCAAAAACGGCACTCTGGTCGGCGTGGTGGGTAAGGCGGATATCATCCGGACCCTGGCCCGGGGGTAA
- the pabB gene encoding aminodeoxychorismate synthase component I — protein MPCPLPDETLARIMATAAREDCVFLETSRVTAEEAHTYFFHRPVAHLVCQPHDDPARFFQQAEEFLAEGFYLAGWLGYEFGYLLEPSLAKRIQPDQEKPLAHLGVFRAPLIFSHETGALLSGSWPTPPLPEISTSYRLADLRPNLSQADYTAALAKIKGYIESGDTYQVNFTLKLLFDFDGAPEGLYQALRRNQSVSFGAYLHSGAQHILSFSPELFFKRSGEHCLVRPMKGTMQRGPYLAEDARLMEFLQGDEKNRSENVMIVDLLRNDLGRVCTPGTVRTQSLFDIETYETLHQMTSTITGHLPKETTIETLFRALFPCGSVTGAPKIRTMEIIHELENWPRGVYTGAIGFIAPSGDATFNVPIRTIELNGSTGEMGIGSGIIHDSDPEQEWRECLLKGRFLSDPAPTFSLIETLLWQPGSGYWLLPEHLERLAASAAYFQYSCNKQEILTRLERLTLDFAASPMRVRLTLAKSGEIALSASPCPAPTTLTWPRPQMEQSQLPRVTFSSHATDPGSPWLFHKTTLRELYDTERQRALAGDFYEVLFTNTRGEVTEGSITNIFIQRQDTLLTPPMECGLLPGVFRRYLLAHAPLAVRESILSRRDLEQAEAIFVGNSVRGLVQVRLA, from the coding sequence ATGCCTTGCCCACTCCCAGACGAGACCTTAGCCCGAATCATGGCCACAGCGGCCAGAGAAGACTGCGTTTTCCTTGAGACCAGCAGGGTAACCGCGGAGGAAGCCCACACCTATTTTTTCCACAGACCGGTGGCACATCTTGTCTGCCAACCCCATGACGATCCTGCCCGATTTTTCCAGCAGGCGGAAGAGTTTCTGGCGGAGGGTTTCTATCTGGCCGGTTGGCTGGGATATGAATTCGGCTATCTGCTCGAACCCTCACTGGCCAAACGCATCCAGCCCGATCAAGAGAAACCCTTGGCACATTTGGGCGTATTCCGCGCCCCCTTGATTTTCTCGCACGAAACAGGGGCGTTGCTCAGCGGTTCCTGGCCCACGCCGCCGTTGCCGGAGATCTCCACATCCTACCGTCTCGCCGATTTGCGCCCCAACCTCTCACAAGCCGACTACACCGCAGCCCTTGCCAAAATCAAGGGGTATATCGAGAGCGGCGACACCTACCAGGTCAACTTTACCCTGAAGCTGCTCTTTGACTTCGACGGCGCTCCAGAAGGATTGTATCAGGCGTTGCGCCGCAACCAGAGTGTTTCCTTCGGCGCTTATCTCCACTCCGGCGCCCAACACATCCTCTCGTTTTCCCCGGAGCTGTTTTTCAAGCGAAGCGGTGAGCACTGCCTGGTCCGCCCCATGAAGGGGACCATGCAACGCGGCCCGTATCTCGCCGAAGACGCACGGCTGATGGAGTTTTTACAAGGTGACGAGAAAAATCGCAGCGAAAACGTGATGATCGTCGATCTGCTGCGCAATGACCTGGGCCGCGTCTGTACCCCGGGAACAGTGAGAACCCAATCCCTTTTCGACATCGAAACCTACGAGACCCTGCACCAGATGACCTCCACCATCACCGGTCATCTGCCCAAAGAGACAACAATCGAGACCTTGTTCCGTGCCCTGTTCCCGTGCGGCTCCGTCACCGGCGCCCCCAAGATCCGGACCATGGAGATCATCCACGAACTGGAAAACTGGCCGCGCGGCGTTTACACCGGAGCCATCGGCTTTATCGCCCCCTCCGGGGACGCAACCTTCAATGTGCCCATCCGGACCATCGAGCTCAACGGGTCCACAGGGGAAATGGGCATCGGTTCCGGGATCATCCATGATTCCGACCCGGAACAGGAATGGCGGGAATGCCTGCTCAAGGGGCGTTTTCTGAGCGACCCGGCCCCAACGTTCAGCCTTATTGAAACACTCCTCTGGCAACCGGGCTCCGGCTACTGGCTCCTCCCCGAACACCTTGAGCGGCTGGCCGCTTCCGCCGCCTATTTCCAATATTCCTGCAACAAGCAGGAGATCCTGACCCGGCTCGAAAGGCTGACCTTGGATTTTGCCGCCTCTCCCATGCGGGTGCGGCTGACCCTGGCAAAAAGCGGCGAGATTGCGCTGAGCGCCAGCCCCTGCCCAGCCCCGACCACCCTCACCTGGCCGAGACCGCAGATGGAACAATCCCAATTACCACGGGTTACCTTCTCCTCCCACGCCACCGACCCCGGATCTCCCTGGCTCTTTCACAAAACCACCCTGCGGGAGTTGTATGACACCGAACGGCAACGGGCCTTGGCCGGAGATTTTTATGAGGTGCTTTTTACAAACACCAGGGGAGAGGTGACGGAGGGAAGCATCACCAATATCTTTATCCAGCGACAAGACACACTCTTGACTCCCCCCATGGAGTGCGGGCTTCTGCCCGGGGTTTTCCGCCGATATCTGCTTGCACACGCACCGCTGGCGGTACGGGAATCCATCCTGAGCCGCCGTGATCTTGAGCAGGCAGAGGCAATTTTCGTGGGCAACTCGGTGCGCGGCCTGGTCCAGGTACGCTTGGCCTGA
- a CDS encoding CBS and ACT domain-containing protein: MLIKDWMAKDVLTVDENTSLMRATRILKENSIRRLPVVSHGKLIGIVTDRDVKDASPSKTTSLDIHELYYLLSEMKVKDVMTSNPLTLREDETLEKAALVMLEDKISGLPVVDELGHLVGLLSETDVLRGFIHSTGIKDGAIQFVFDLPDAPGSVTKVIESLRKFDVRVISILTSFEDAPEGKKRVAIRVMISDAGQEEAMAKELRETFTVVYHGKDELKNMPRKRAV; this comes from the coding sequence ATGCTGATTAAAGACTGGATGGCAAAAGACGTCCTGACCGTGGATGAGAATACATCTCTGATGCGTGCCACCAGGATTCTGAAGGAAAACAGTATCCGTCGTCTGCCGGTTGTTTCCCATGGGAAATTGATCGGAATCGTAACGGATCGGGATGTGAAAGACGCCTCGCCTTCCAAGACAACCTCCTTGGATATTCATGAGCTTTATTATCTGCTCTCGGAAATGAAGGTAAAGGACGTGATGACCTCCAATCCGCTTACCCTGCGCGAGGATGAGACCTTGGAAAAGGCGGCGCTGGTCATGCTGGAGGACAAGATCTCCGGGCTGCCCGTTGTAGACGAGCTGGGGCATCTCGTCGGGCTGCTGAGCGAAACCGATGTTCTGCGGGGCTTTATTCACAGCACCGGCATCAAGGACGGTGCCATTCAATTTGTTTTTGACCTGCCGGATGCTCCCGGTTCCGTGACCAAGGTTATCGAGAGCCTGCGTAAATTCGATGTCAGGGTCATCAGTATCCTCACCTCGTTTGAGGATGCCCCGGAAGGGAAAAAACGGGTGGCCATCCGCGTGATGATCAGTGATGCCGGGCAAGAAGAGGCGATGGCCAAGGAGTTGCGTGAGACCTTTACCGTGGTCTACCATGGCAAGGACGAATTGAAAAATATGCCGCGGAAACGGGCTGTTTGA
- a CDS encoding penicillin-binding protein 1A has product MHNKTQPTTRTWTHVQLTLFLLTIGLTLTIGLGAALYLFISLDIPAIGSLKHYQPATTSIIYDSAQQPITHVSKENRTLVPLSAMPELLPQAFVSAEDSRFYQHSGVDTWSIIRALIHNIRSGERGQGGSTITQQVARALLLTPEKTYTRKIKEAILAYRIDNALSKEEILHIYLNQIYLGSGAYGVEAAAQIYFDKRVQDLNLAEVALLAGLPQAPSRYSPFRNFKLAKNRQLYVLNRMAEEGYITPTAAKKAYEKTLLWNPAKEGPLENNYFIEYVKAYVESKYGSEALLTGGLRIYTTLDQNLQKAANMAIKRGTAKWAIRQSKNADTLPQAALISMEVKTGYVRAMVGGTDFDKSQFNRATQARRQPGSAFKPFIYAAGLENGMTPATMIVDEPIHFRGATAMQYWEPKNYNNKFEGPTTFRNALVHSRNIPTIKILQQIGATKTIDLARRLGISSPLVKDLSLALGTSGVSPLELTRAYAAFANSGRMPQAVFIEKIVDSHGKVLEEQHSSFSDALDPRVAYQMTHIMEAVISDGTARGISSFGAPAAGKTGTTDQNVDAWFVGYTPDLTTCVWIGHDQNISLGRMETGGLAAAPIWLDFMNQAKATYPPTGGFPLPPGIVMLPLDNATGKPGIAGGAGVSMEAFREDIPAWPQEPPPPPASELPIP; this is encoded by the coding sequence GTGCATAACAAGACCCAGCCCACAACCAGGACCTGGACCCATGTCCAGCTCACCCTCTTCCTGCTCACCATCGGCCTCACCCTGACCATTGGCTTGGGCGCGGCCTTATATCTCTTTATCTCTCTTGATATTCCGGCAATCGGCTCACTGAAACATTACCAGCCAGCCACCACCTCCATCATCTACGACTCTGCCCAACAACCGATCACGCATGTATCAAAGGAAAACAGAACTCTTGTCCCTCTCTCCGCGATGCCGGAATTACTTCCCCAGGCCTTTGTCTCCGCGGAAGACTCCAGGTTTTACCAACACAGCGGGGTTGATACCTGGTCGATCATTCGGGCGCTTATCCACAATATTCGCTCGGGGGAACGGGGCCAAGGGGGAAGCACCATCACCCAGCAGGTTGCCAGGGCGCTCCTGCTCACCCCGGAAAAAACCTATACCCGCAAAATCAAGGAAGCAATTCTCGCCTACCGGATCGATAACGCCCTGAGCAAAGAAGAAATCCTCCATATCTATCTCAACCAGATATATCTCGGCAGCGGCGCCTATGGGGTCGAGGCCGCAGCCCAGATCTATTTTGACAAACGGGTTCAGGACCTGAATCTGGCTGAAGTCGCTCTTCTGGCCGGGTTGCCGCAAGCACCCAGCCGCTATTCCCCATTTCGCAATTTCAAACTGGCGAAAAACAGACAGCTCTATGTCTTGAATCGCATGGCCGAAGAAGGCTATATCACCCCAACCGCCGCAAAAAAAGCGTATGAGAAAACACTGCTCTGGAATCCGGCCAAGGAAGGCCCGCTGGAGAACAATTATTTTATCGAATATGTAAAGGCTTATGTCGAAAGCAAATATGGGAGCGAGGCTCTTTTGACCGGGGGGCTCCGCATCTACACCACCCTCGACCAGAACCTGCAGAAAGCGGCCAACATGGCCATTAAACGCGGCACCGCCAAATGGGCCATCCGCCAGAGCAAAAACGCCGACACCCTGCCCCAGGCCGCCTTAATCTCCATGGAGGTGAAGACCGGATATGTTCGGGCAATGGTGGGCGGTACGGATTTTGACAAAAGCCAATTCAACCGAGCCACCCAGGCCAGGCGTCAGCCAGGTTCCGCCTTCAAGCCCTTCATTTACGCCGCCGGTCTTGAAAACGGGATGACCCCGGCCACCATGATTGTTGACGAACCGATTCACTTTCGCGGCGCCACCGCGATGCAGTATTGGGAGCCCAAGAATTACAACAATAAATTTGAGGGCCCCACCACCTTTAGAAATGCGCTGGTCCATTCTCGAAACATTCCCACCATCAAGATCCTGCAACAGATCGGAGCAACCAAAACCATTGACCTGGCCAGGAGATTGGGCATCAGCTCGCCACTGGTGAAGGATCTCTCCCTGGCCCTGGGAACCTCCGGGGTCTCCCCCCTCGAACTGACCAGGGCATACGCTGCCTTTGCCAACAGCGGCCGCATGCCCCAGGCCGTCTTCATCGAAAAGATTGTGGACAGCCATGGCAAGGTCCTGGAAGAACAACATTCGTCCTTCAGCGATGCCCTTGATCCTCGGGTTGCCTACCAGATGACCCACATCATGGAGGCGGTCATTTCCGATGGCACGGCCAGGGGCATCAGCAGTTTCGGCGCTCCTGCCGCAGGCAAGACCGGAACCACCGACCAGAACGTGGATGCATGGTTTGTCGGCTACACCCCGGACCTGACAACCTGCGTCTGGATAGGACATGACCAGAATATTTCCTTGGGACGCATGGAAACAGGTGGACTGGCCGCAGCCCCGATCTGGCTTGATTTCATGAACCAGGCAAAGGCGACATATCCTCCGACCGGTGGCTTTCCCCTGCCACCCGGTATTGTCATGCTCCCCCTGGACAACGCCACCGGCAAACCCGGCATCGCAGGCGGTGCCGGTGTCAGCATGGAAGCCTTCAGGGAAGACATCCCTGCCTGGCCCCAAGAACCGCCCCCACCTCCGGCCAGCGAACTCCCCATCCCATAA